A single window of Fusobacterium sp. JB019 DNA harbors:
- a CDS encoding RluA family pseudouridine synthase, translating into MKKFIIDKKYNDSTVGYFLKEVIGYSTRNLRNSDIYLNGKKVKLKKKIKTKDKLIVAELKKGTNIQPIKMELDIIHEDNDLLILNKPPHLIVHPTQKKVDKTLANGIVNYFIESSGLSFVPRFFNRLDMDTTGIIVVTKNAFSQAFLQNKNKIKVEKYYLAIVSGIIEKDEFIIERPIGRIEDNIKRQELSVKNGGQTAKTKVTVIKRFKEKNVSLLKIQLFTGRTHQIRVHLSLEGFPIIGDSLYGPEEQPVNRQFLHAFQLVINNLDSNKKQTFFAKLPKDMKDFLNIN; encoded by the coding sequence ATGAAAAAATTTATTATTGATAAAAAATATAACGATTCAACTGTTGGTTATTTCTTAAAAGAAGTTATAGGATATTCTACTCGAAACTTAAGAAACTCTGATATTTATTTAAATGGAAAAAAAGTAAAACTTAAAAAAAAGATTAAAACTAAGGATAAATTAATTGTTGCTGAATTAAAGAAAGGAACCAATATTCAACCTATTAAAATGGAATTAGATATTATTCATGAAGATAATGATTTATTAATTTTGAATAAACCTCCTCATTTAATTGTTCATCCTACTCAAAAAAAAGTTGATAAAACATTAGCTAATGGAATTGTAAATTATTTTATTGAATCTAGTGGGCTATCTTTTGTTCCTAGATTTTTCAATAGATTAGATATGGATACAACCGGTATTATAGTTGTAACTAAAAATGCTTTCTCTCAAGCTTTTTTACAAAATAAAAATAAAATCAAAGTTGAAAAATATTATCTTGCAATTGTAAGTGGGATTATTGAAAAAGATGAATTTATTATTGAAAGACCCATTGGTAGAATTGAAGACAATATCAAAAGACAAGAACTTTCTGTTAAAAATGGAGGACAAACTGCTAAAACTAAAGTTACTGTAATAAAAAGATTTAAAGAAAAAAATGTTTCCTTACTTAAAATACAACTTTTTACTGGAAGGACTCACCAAATAAGAGTTCATTTATCTCTTGAAGGCTTCCCTATCATTGGAGATTCCTTATATGGTCCTGAAGAACAGCCTGTAAATCGTCAATTTCTTCATGCTTTTCAATTAGTTATTAATAATTTAGATTCTAATAAAAAACAAACATTTTTTGCCAAGTTACCTAAAGATATGAAAGATTTTCTAAATATCAATTAA
- a CDS encoding phosphoglycerate kinase, whose product MAKQIVTDLNLKDKKVLIRVDFNVPMKDGKITNDNRIVAALPTIKYILENGGKVIAFSHLGKVKTEEDLVSKSIKPASERLSELLEKEVKFVPTTRGLELEKAIEELKSGEILMFENTRFEDLDGKKESKNNPELGKYWASLGDLFVNDAFGTAHRAHASNIGIAANIGEGKSAAGFLMEKEIKFIGGAVDNPATPLVAILGGAKVSDKIGVIENLLTKADKILVGGAMMFTFLRALGKNTGKSMVEEDKIELAKSLLEKANGKLILPIDTVVSKEFSNDAAHSTVSIDNIPEDEMGLDIGAATIELFSKEISDAKTVVWNGPMGVFEMPNYAKGTIGVCEAIANLENSTTIIGGGDSAAAAMQLGYASQFTHISTGGGASLEYLEGKQLPGITSISEK is encoded by the coding sequence ATGGCAAAGCAAATAGTTACTGATTTAAATTTAAAAGATAAAAAAGTACTTATTAGAGTCGATTTCAATGTTCCTATGAAAGATGGAAAAATAACAAATGACAATAGAATTGTTGCGGCTCTTCCTACTATAAAATATATTCTTGAAAACGGAGGAAAAGTTATTGCTTTTTCCCACTTAGGAAAAGTTAAAACTGAAGAAGATTTAGTTAGCAAATCTATTAAACCTGCTTCTGAAAGACTTTCTGAACTTTTAGAAAAGGAAGTTAAATTTGTTCCTACTACTAGAGGTCTTGAATTAGAAAAAGCTATTGAGGAATTAAAATCTGGTGAGATTTTAATGTTTGAAAACACTAGATTTGAAGATTTAGATGGTAAAAAAGAATCTAAAAATAATCCTGAACTTGGGAAATACTGGGCTTCTTTAGGAGACTTATTTGTTAATGATGCTTTTGGTACAGCTCACAGAGCACATGCGTCTAATATTGGAATCGCTGCTAATATTGGAGAAGGAAAGTCAGCTGCTGGTTTTCTTATGGAAAAAGAAATTAAATTTATTGGAGGAGCTGTAGATAATCCCGCTACACCTTTAGTTGCTATTTTAGGAGGAGCTAAGGTTTCTGACAAAATTGGAGTTATTGAAAATCTTTTAACTAAAGCAGATAAAATTTTAGTTGGTGGAGCTATGATGTTCACTTTCTTGAGAGCTTTAGGAAAAAACACTGGAAAATCTATGGTTGAAGAAGATAAAATAGAGTTAGCTAAATCTTTATTAGAAAAAGCTAATGGTAAATTAATTCTTCCAATAGATACTGTAGTTTCTAAAGAATTTAGTAATGACGCTGCTCATTCAACTGTATCTATTGATAATATTCCTGAAGATGAAATGGGGTTAGATATTGGAGCTGCCACTATAGAATTATTCTCTAAAGAAATTTCTGATGCAAAAACTGTCGTATGGAATGGTCCTATGGGTGTTTTTGAAATGCCTAATTATGCAAAAGGAACTATCGGAGTTTGTGAAGCTATTGCTAATTTAGAAAATTCTACTACTATAATTGGTGGGGGAGATTCTGCTGCTGCTGCTATGCAACTTGGTTATGCTAGCCAATTCACGCATATTTCAACTGGTGGGGGAGCTTCTTTAGAATATTTAGAAGGTAAACAGCTTCCTGGTATTACTTCTATTTCTGAAAAGTAA
- the gap gene encoding type I glyceraldehyde-3-phosphate dehydrogenase produces the protein MAVKVAINGFGRIGRLALRLMTKNPEFEVVAINDLTDAKMLAHLFKYDSSQGRFDGTIEVKEDAFVVNGNEIKVFAQANPADLPWGDLGVDVVLECTGFFASKDKSEAHIKAGAKKVVISAPAGNDLPTVVYNVNDDILTGDENVISGASCTTNCLAPMAKVLNDNFGIVEGLMTTIHAYTNDQNTLDGPHRKGDLRRARAAAASIIPASTGAAKAISLVIPDLAGKLDGAAQRVPVVTGSLTELTTVLEKEVTAEEINAAMKAAANESFGYNEEPIVSVDIIGMNFGSLFDATQTKVITVGGKQLVKTVAWYDNEMSYTSQLVRTLKKVVELSK, from the coding sequence ATGGCAGTTAAAGTAGCAATTAACGGATTTGGAAGAATAGGTAGATTAGCATTAAGATTAATGACTAAAAACCCTGAATTTGAGGTTGTAGCAATTAATGACTTAACAGATGCTAAAATGTTAGCACACTTATTTAAATATGATTCATCTCAAGGAAGATTTGATGGAACTATAGAGGTTAAAGAAGATGCATTTGTTGTTAATGGAAACGAAATTAAAGTTTTCGCTCAAGCAAATCCTGCAGATTTACCATGGGGAGACTTAGGAGTAGACGTTGTTTTAGAATGTACTGGATTCTTTGCTAGTAAAGATAAATCTGAAGCTCATATCAAAGCAGGAGCTAAAAAAGTTGTTATCTCTGCACCAGCTGGAAATGATTTACCAACAGTTGTTTACAATGTAAATGATGATATCTTAACTGGTGATGAAAATGTTATTTCTGGAGCTTCTTGTACTACAAACTGTTTAGCACCTATGGCTAAAGTTTTAAATGATAACTTTGGAATTGTTGAAGGATTAATGACAACTATTCATGCTTATACAAATGACCAAAATACATTAGATGGACCACATAGAAAAGGAGATTTAAGAAGAGCAAGAGCTGCTGCTGCAAGTATTATTCCTGCATCAACTGGAGCTGCTAAAGCTATATCTTTAGTTATTCCTGATTTAGCTGGTAAATTAGACGGAGCTGCTCAAAGAGTTCCTGTAGTTACTGGATCTTTAACTGAACTTACTACAGTTCTTGAAAAAGAAGTTACTGCTGAAGAAATTAACGCTGCAATGAAAGCTGCTGCTAATGAATCTTTTGGATATAACGAAGAGCCTATCGTATCAGTTGATATAATTGGAATGAACTTTGGTTCTCTATTCGATGCAACTCAAACAAAAGTTATAACTGTTGGTGGAAAGCAGTTAGTTAAAACTGTTGCTTGGTATGACAATGAAATGTCTTATACTTCTCAATTAGTTAGAACTCTTAAAAAAGTTGTAGAATTATCTAAATAA